GGCGGGCTCTGCAGCTCGGACTCCTAGCCAGAACGTTCGGAGCGAAGTAGTCCTACAATTCCTTCAGTTTTCCTCTGCAATCCTCCAACTTCGTATAGCCCTTCTTGCCACACTGTGCTACCAGCTCCCGTTCCAATCGGCCAAACACCTCGACCCCTTCCTCAACCAAGACCGTCCCGATCTGCACCGCTGACGCGCCGCAGAGTATATGCTCGAAGGCATCCACGCCATTGACCACGCCGCCGGTCCCGATGATCGAGATGCGGCCTTCGAAGATCTTCCAAAACGCCCGCACGTTGGCCAGCGCAACCGGCTTGATGATCGTTCCACCCAGTCCGCCAAAGCCGCCCTTCGGCTTGATGACGACCTCCTCGCGGTCCGGATCGACGACCAGCCCGTTGCCGACCGAATTAATCAGGTTGAGGAAATCGACCCCGCAACGGCCGATCACCTCGCCCATTACTTTGTGATGGGCCGGATCGAAGTAGGGCGGCAGTTTCACCCCCATCGGAACCGTAATAACTTTGCGAACGCGCTTCAGCAATCGCTCGGAAGCTTCGGCGTCATAACCGATCTGCGGTTTGCCCGGGATGTTGGGGCAGGAGAGATTGACCTCGATCAAGTCCGGCTTGGCCGCATTGATGACAGCTGCGATCGTCGGAAAATCGTCTTCGCAAAGACCTGCCACACTGGCAATCACCGGCTTGCCAAGTGTCTTCAACTCTGGAATGAGCGCGGCATAGGCCTTGTACCCGAGATTCGGCAAACCCATGGAGTTGATGGACCCGCCGGGAAATCCATAGTACCGGGGCGACGGATTTCCGTCACGAGGCTCAACCGTCATCGACTTGGTGACGATGGCGCCGGCACGAGATCGGCCAAGGGCCAACAGTTCTTCACGCGTCACACAGAGCGCCCCCGAGGCGTTCATGAAACAACTGGGAAATCGTACGCCGGCAATCGTAGTCGAAAGATCCATTAGGCTCCTACCCGGACAGGCTCGCGCGACGTTCTCGTCACGAGCTGCCCATCCTTCATGGCCCAGACATAATCAGCGGCCTCCGCAGCCGCGTGGCTGTGGGTGACCAACAAAATGGTTTGACGGACATGCCCAACGAGCGAGCGAAGGAGTGCGATGATCTCGGCCCCATGCTGGGAATCCAGATTCCCGGTCGGCTCGTCGGCGAGGATGATCTGAGGCCGATGTACGATCGCTCGCGCAATCGCCACACGCTGCTGCTCCCCACCGGAGAGTTCGCTAGGGCGATGGTGCCGCCGTGCGGTCATCGAGACCAACTCAAGCACTTCCTCGACCCGCGATTGAACCGATGCCCCTCGCTCTCCTCTGAGCAACAAAGGAAACGCGACATTCTCCATTGCCGTAAGCCCGGGAATCAAATGGAACGCTTGAAAGATAATCCCGACGGTTTCCCGCCTGACTCTCGTCCAATCGTCGCTGGTAAATCGACTGGCCGACCTCCCTCCAAGGAGAATTTCCCCCGAGGTCGGCACATCTAACCCTGCTACTAGATTGAGCAACGTACTCTTCCCACAGCCGCTGGGACCGATAAATGCGCAGAAATCACCCGTTGCCACCTCGACCGTGACCCGATCGAGCCCGGTGATGGTATCCCCGCCGCGTTCATAAATTTTCGATACCTGCTCGAGCCTCACCACAGCGATCGACACCTCCATCCCCACCCTCACTGCCTACTGCCTTCGTATATCACAACCATTTACAGAGCAACAACCTTGACAGGCCTCGCACATTCTCCTAGAAGAGATGCCTATACCGGTTGATTGGAGCGCTTCCCCTGCGATGTTACGTGGAGACATACAGGATCGGCTCTTCGGATGGTGCCGTCAGGCTCTCCGGTTTGTGCTGCCGGTAGAATGCCTTGCCTGTGGCCATCCACTCAGCATCGATCCGGTGCCCTTTTTCTGTACATCCTGCTGGCAGAATATCCACCCGCTCCGACAACCAGCTTGTGCCCGCTGCGATCAGCCGTTTGTCTCAGAAGCGGCCACGACCTATACACCCAACCATCAATGCCAAAACTGCCAAAAACGGCCGCCAGACTTTCAACGGGCCTGGACCCTCTTCCCCTATCTCCCGCCACTACGGGAGGCCATCTGTTCGTTCAAATATCGAGGTAAACATACCCTGGCCAAGCCACTCGCACGCCTCATGATCAGCGCCCTGCCTCGTGAGCTCGACATCGACATGATCATCCCTGTGCCCTTGCACCCAGCCCGCTTACGAGGGCGCGAGTTTAACCAGTCCCTGCTGTTGGCCGATCAGCTTGCCCGGCACATGGACCGCCCGGTATCGGCCACCAACCTCATCAGGATTACCGCCACCGATCCGCAAACCACACTAACGCGACAGGCACGGTTGAACAATCTCCGGAAAGCCTTTGACGTCCGCCGGCCACAAGACCTCAGGGAGAAGCGCATCCTCCTCGTGGATGACGTCTTTACCACCGGGACCACGCTGAACGAATGTGCGAAAGCGCTGCGGCAAGCCGGCAGCGGACCAGTATTCGCACTGACCCTGGCCAGAACGGTCGATGCGGCTCTGGTGCCGGATCGCCTCTGGGCCGAGCAGGGGCCCCCAGCTCTTACACACATAGGAATATGATCCATGCCGCTGTATGAATATCGATGTCTCGATTGTCACAAGCGCAGCACGGTCCTTGTCTTGAGCCTGACTAATCACGCCCCGCCAACCTGCTCCCATTGCCTAAGCCCTCGAGTGGAACGAATGCTGTCTCGGTTTGCCTCCCCAAAATCAGAAGCGGCGCGCCTGGAAGCCCTGGCTGAGCCAGACAATCTTGCCGGGCTCGATGAAAACGACCCCCAGAGCATGGCTCGATTCATGAAAAAAGTGGGAGACGAAATGGGTGAGGACCTCGGAAGCGACCTCTCGGAGACCATAGAGCCGGAAGAAGCCGGTCCTCTTGAATTGGAAGGCACTGACAGTCTGTGACATACACTGTCATGTATTTTCGCTTGACAGATGGCCCTATATTTCCTACCCTGGCAACAGTATTCAAAGCCTCGTGAGGCATATGCATCTCTATCGAACCAGGTTCTCCAATGGCCAAAGAGCCCAAGAGCGAGCTGATGACGGCGGAGGAGACCTGCCAATACCTCAAGATCACCACCCGGACGCTCTATCGATATCTACGGAGTCGCCAGATACCCGCCTTCAAGCTTGGGAAAGAATGGCGATTCGTACGTTCGGATCTGGAGCAATGGATTCGCGATCGAACCAGAACGCCGCAAGCCTCGTAAGGGATAGGACTCATTGATGTTTGCCGGTTCATATTCATGCAAAGTCGATGAGAAAGGACGGTTTATCGTCCCCTCGCCGATCCGTGAACAGGTCGAGTCCGAGGGACAGGCCGTCGTCTTCATCAAGGGCCCTGAAGAGTCGACGTTCCTCTACTCCATGAAGGAATGGGAAAAGGTCCTTGAACGGACAAAGGCCTCGCTGGACGAAGAGCAGAGCCGATTGTTTATGCACCACATCGTATCGGAATCCGGCACATCGGAACTCGACAAAGCCGGACGTATTTTGATTCCAGGCCGCCTCAGGAAGCTTATTCCCTTGGATGAGGACCAGGAAATCGTGCTGGTCGGCATGTACCATCGTATGGAAATCTGGAATCCGAGCGACTGGCGTCGTTTTATCTCACGATCGGAAGAGCGATACGAGCAGAACATGTCCAAGATCGTCAATCTCCTGTAAACTGGGCCATGCCCACATTCCACCGCCAGGCCCAACGCCCATCCGCTCCTCGTACCGTTCGCACCACGTCCTACCGGAACTCTGACAAGAAGATCGCGGTACCACGGACTTCAGTAAAGACGGCTCCCAACGCTCCCATGCCTGCGCCCCCGTCACCGCAACCAGCGATGAGCCATGATGCGATTCTGTTCACACTCCCTGTCCCTCCAAGCATCAATCATCAATATGCCACAGTAAACGGCAGACGATTGCTCTCCTCAGTCGGTCGCGCCTATAAGGCCCATGTCGGACAACTCGTCTGGCTGAAGTTGGCGCAGTCTACCGATCGAGCCTCCTTGCTTTCACGATTCCAGTCAGAGTGGCTCGCCCTGTCTATCCGATTCTATTTCACCTCAGCCTTACGGCGAGACGTCGATGGCGGGCTCAAGATTGCGCAGGATGCTCTCTGTGAGGGACTCGGGATCAACGACAACCGCATCGTTGAAACGCACTTGTATAAACACATCGATAAGGACAACCCTCGCATCGAAGTATCCCTGGCCCCTGCCTGCAGCTCCTAACGCCCTTCGATCCTTCCAGATCCACAGAGCCGCACGTTTTCACAAGAAAATACGACACAGGACCCTACCTCCATGCATTCAAGATTCGCGCATGGCGAGCCGATAAGGTTCTGTTGGATTTTGTCCAATACCTCCTTCGTCATGGATAGATACGGCATGCGCAAGCAGATCCCTCTGCGTCAACTTCGGGTTGGAATGTATGTGGCCGGTATCGAATGTTCCTGGTTCAGGAGCCCCTTCCTGACACACCGGTTTCTGGTTCAAAGGGTCGAGCAGATCGAGCACTTGCGGCGATCCAACATCCAAACCGTAGACATCGACACCTCCAAAGGGCTCGACGTCACGTCTTTACCGATTGAGGAAGAAACCCTTCACACAATTGGCCTGCTGACCTCCACCCAAGCGCCCCCAAGCCACGACACACCCCGCTCAGTGAGTTCACTGAACCAGGAACTGACGATGGCTCGAGAAGCGCGAGACAAACTGGCTCAATCGGTCAAAACCGTCTTTGACGACATCAGTAAAACAGGCACCGCAAATCCCGGACTGATCAACGACGCGATACAGGAAATCACCATCGTCGCACGAACCCTCAGCACCCACGCTGCATTTATGGCGATGAGCCAGGGGCGACAGTTCGATGCCTCCTTCAACAACCATAGTCTTGCCGTCTGCACCCTGTCGATGATACTCGGCCAATCACTCGGCTATGACCTGATGCAACTCCACGAGTTGGCGACCGGCGCGCTCCTCCATGACATCGGTCTGTTACAACTTCCCCGTCACCTATACCAAACCTCGGCGCCCCTCTCCGGTGAAGACCTCGAAACCTTTCGTCATCACCCAAGACTCGGCGCCATTGCCATCGAAGCACAACGCGGGTTTTCCCAGACCGTCCGCCAAATAGCGGCAGAACACCATGTCGCCCCGGATGGGCACGGCTATCCCTCCGAAGCATCGGCTGGCTCAACGGCAGAAGCGAGTCGCATTGTGATGATTGCAGATCGATACGATGAGCTGCTGACCGGATTCGGAGGTCTCCGACCGCTGCCGTCCCACGCAGCAATTCAACACCTATTCCAAGAAGGAGAATTCGGACGTCTCGACCTGAGTCTTGTGTCCGTCTTCATCAAGTTGGTTGGCATCTACCCCGTCTACAGTTTTGTGGAGCTCAATACGAAAGAGCAGGGGATGATCACCACCATTAATCCCGCCAGGCTCCATCAACCGATCGTCGCGTTAACCTACGACCAGACGGGCAGCCCCTACCGAAATCCGATTACGGTTGACCTCTCCAATCAGGAACAGTCTCCTCCACGCTCTATTGCACGTGTGGTGACATCAGAATCGGACGAGGCAAGTCACGCAGCATAAGTACGGCAAGACAGGAGTTACCGGACTCCAAACCCTTGCATGACTATTCGTACCGAAGCGCTTCGATGGGGTTAAGACGAGCAGCCTTATTCGCAGGGTACAGGCCGAAGAAGAGACCGACCACGAGTGAAAAGAAAAACGAAATCACGATGACGTTACCGGAGATGATCGTTGGCCAGCCGGCGATCAACGTCGTCAACTTCGCCCCGGCAACTCCGAGTACAATACCCAACACCCCGCCGACCAGGCTCAACGTCATGGCCTCGATCAGGAACTGCATCACAATGTGATAACGTTTGGCACCGACCGCCATACGGACCCCGATCTCTCTCGTCCGTTCCGTCACGGATACGAGCAAGATGTTCATGATACCGATCCCCCCGACCAAGAGGGACACGGAGGCAATCGCAAAGAGCATCATCGTCAAGGTCTCACTGGTCCCTTCCTGCACCTTTCCGATATCGACCTGCGTCCTGATCGTGAAATCATCGTTTTGCTCTGCCTGAAGTCGGTGCCGCGCGCGCAAGACCTCTCGAATTTGCTCAGCTGCCATCGGCAAATCATCGACTTGATCGGTCGAGCCGAACATCGCCGCGACGGACCCGATAAACGACGTTCCGAACACCTTTCGCTCCGCCGTGCTGAAGGGGATAAAGATCACATCGTCTTGGTCGGAACCTTGCGATGACTGGCCTTTGGGCGCAAGCACGCCGATGACACGAAACGGCACGTTCTTGATGCGAATCACCGCACCCACCGGCTCTTCGCCTGGGTCAAACAGATTCTCCACAATCGTTTGGCCGACGAGCGCGACGCGGGCGGCGCTATCCAAATCCGTCTGGGTGAAGGGGCCGCCACTCGTAAAGGACCAGTCTCGAATGGTGAGATAACTCGGTGAGACGCCGTTAATCGTTCCGTTCCAGTTTCGGTTCCCGTACACGATTTGCATGACATCCCGCCTAGACCATCCGGTATCGACCAGCAACGGGATGCGTTTTTTCAGCTCCAGGGCGTCGGACACGGTGAGCGTGATGGCGCTCCCCTGGCCTCCCCGGACTCCACTCGCAGAGGTGACCCCGGGAAAGATGATAATCACATTCGTCCCCATCGTCGCAATCTGTGCCTGCACGGCCCGCTTGGCTCCCTCACCGATACTCACCATCGCAATGACCGCAGCAACGCCGATGACAATCCCCAGCATCGTGAGACCGGCACGCATCCGATTGCGGCCCAGGATGCGCAAGGCCGTCATGATCGTGAGCCAGACAAACGCCGCCATCTAGACCCCCACCGGGCTGGATATTGGCCCTGCCTTCGTTTTGCGATCGCTCAAGATTTGCCCGTCTTTGATCACGATCTCGCGCGCAGCATAGGCTGCGACATCCACTTCATGCGTCACCAGAATGATCGTGATCCCCTCATCCCGGTTGAGCGTTTCCAGGATTCGCATGATCTCCTGGCTCGACTGGGTATCGAGGTTACCGGTCGGCTCATCGGCCAGAAGCAGCGAAGGCGACGTGACCAATGCCCGGGCAATGGCCACACGCTGCTGCTGTCCTCCCGACAACTGCGTCGGGTAATGGTCTTCTCTGCCATGCAGCCCCACCCGTGCCAATGCCTCCGCAGCCTTCGCCCGTTGCTCCTTGAGCGAGAGCCCTCGATAGAACAACGGAAGCTGCGCATTTTCGAGCGCGCTGGTTCGGGGAATGAGATTGAAGCTCTGAAAGACGAACCCGATCTGCTGATTGCGAATCTCGGCCAGCTGATCGGGCGTGAGCTGGCCCACCTCGATCCCGTCCAACCGATAGTGCCCTTTCGTGGGTTGGTCGAGACAGCCCAGCATGTTCATTAAGGTTGACTTACCGGAGCCGGACGATCCCATGATGGCCACGAACTCACCCTGCTCAATCGTGAGGCTCAGACCGCGCAAGGCTTGGACGTCCACGTCGCCGACCCGATAGATCTTCCACACATCGTCGCATTCGATCAGCGAAGCCATCGGCGTTTCCCGTGAAGCGTGAAACGTGAAATGGGTGAGAAGAACAACATATTCATCACGATGGATGTGGCTGGAAATGCGAGGCCCTGTAACGAGCGACGCTTCGCGAGATACACGTCACGCATCTTACATTCCTCTGGTACGCGAGGAACCCTTCTGTCCGCCGCTCCCGAATCCAGGCGGCAGATCGCTACCACCCTTTTCGCCTTTAGGCCGTTCGATCCCGACAATGACCTGCGTACTTTCAGCCAACGCCTCAGACATGATCTCCGTGGACACTCCATCAGAAATGCCCGTTTGCACAACAATGGATTCGAGCTCCCCTGCAGGCCCCTGCTTCCACACCTTGCGAGTCGGCGGCATACCCCCTCTG
The sequence above is a segment of the Nitrospirota bacterium genome. Coding sequences within it:
- a CDS encoding RusA family crossover junction endodeoxyribonuclease; protein product: MSHDAILFTLPVPPSINHQYATVNGRRLLSSVGRAYKAHVGQLVWLKLAQSTDRASLLSRFQSEWLALSIRFYFTSALRRDVDGGLKIAQDALCEGLGINDNRIVETHLYKHIDKDNPRIEVSLAPACSS
- a CDS encoding zinc ribbon domain-containing protein; translation: MPLYEYRCLDCHKRSTVLVLSLTNHAPPTCSHCLSPRVERMLSRFASPKSEAARLEALAEPDNLAGLDENDPQSMARFMKKVGDEMGEDLGSDLSETIEPEEAGPLELEGTDSL
- a CDS encoding division/cell wall cluster transcriptional repressor MraZ, producing MFAGSYSCKVDEKGRFIVPSPIREQVESEGQAVVFIKGPEESTFLYSMKEWEKVLERTKASLDEEQSRLFMHHIVSESGTSELDKAGRILIPGRLRKLIPLDEDQEIVLVGMYHRMEIWNPSDWRRFISRSEERYEQNMSKIVNLL
- a CDS encoding DUF3391 domain-containing protein encodes the protein MRKQIPLRQLRVGMYVAGIECSWFRSPFLTHRFLVQRVEQIEHLRRSNIQTVDIDTSKGLDVTSLPIEEETLHTIGLLTSTQAPPSHDTPRSVSSLNQELTMAREARDKLAQSVKTVFDDISKTGTANPGLINDAIQEITIVARTLSTHAAFMAMSQGRQFDASFNNHSLAVCTLSMILGQSLGYDLMQLHELATGALLHDIGLLQLPRHLYQTSAPLSGEDLETFRHHPRLGAIAIEAQRGFSQTVRQIAAEHHVAPDGHGYPSEASAGSTAEASRIVMIADRYDELLTGFGGLRPLPSHAAIQHLFQEGEFGRLDLSLVSVFIKLVGIYPVYSFVELNTKEQGMITTINPARLHQPIVALTYDQTGSPYRNPITVDLSNQEQSPPRSIARVVTSESDEASHAA
- a CDS encoding helix-turn-helix domain-containing protein encodes the protein MAKEPKSELMTAEETCQYLKITTRTLYRYLRSRQIPAFKLGKEWRFVRSDLEQWIRDRTRTPQAS
- a CDS encoding dihydroorotate oxidase — protein: MDLSTTIAGVRFPSCFMNASGALCVTREELLALGRSRAGAIVTKSMTVEPRDGNPSPRYYGFPGGSINSMGLPNLGYKAYAALIPELKTLGKPVIASVAGLCEDDFPTIAAVINAAKPDLIEVNLSCPNIPGKPQIGYDAEASERLLKRVRKVITVPMGVKLPPYFDPAHHKVMGEVIGRCGVDFLNLINSVGNGLVVDPDREEVVIKPKGGFGGLGGTIIKPVALANVRAFWKIFEGRISIIGTGGVVNGVDAFEHILCGASAVQIGTVLVEEGVEVFGRLERELVAQCGKKGYTKLEDCRGKLKEL
- a CDS encoding ComF family protein, producing MLRGDIQDRLFGWCRQALRFVLPVECLACGHPLSIDPVPFFCTSCWQNIHPLRQPACARCDQPFVSEAATTYTPNHQCQNCQKRPPDFQRAWTLFPYLPPLREAICSFKYRGKHTLAKPLARLMISALPRELDIDMIIPVPLHPARLRGREFNQSLLLADQLARHMDRPVSATNLIRITATDPQTTLTRQARLNNLRKAFDVRRPQDLREKRILLVDDVFTTGTTLNECAKALRQAGSGPVFALTLARTVDAALVPDRLWAEQGPPALTHIGI
- a CDS encoding ABC transporter ATP-binding protein; protein product: MEVSIAVVRLEQVSKIYERGGDTITGLDRVTVEVATGDFCAFIGPSGCGKSTLLNLVAGLDVPTSGEILLGGRSASRFTSDDWTRVRRETVGIIFQAFHLIPGLTAMENVAFPLLLRGERGASVQSRVEEVLELVSMTARRHHRPSELSGGEQQRVAIARAIVHRPQIILADEPTGNLDSQHGAEIIALLRSLVGHVRQTILLVTHSHAAAEAADYVWAMKDGQLVTRTSREPVRVGA
- a CDS encoding ABC transporter permease, which gives rise to MAAFVWLTIMTALRILGRNRMRAGLTMLGIVIGVAAVIAMVSIGEGAKRAVQAQIATMGTNVIIIFPGVTSASGVRGGQGSAITLTVSDALELKKRIPLLVDTGWSRRDVMQIVYGNRNWNGTINGVSPSYLTIRDWSFTSGGPFTQTDLDSAARVALVGQTIVENLFDPGEEPVGAVIRIKNVPFRVIGVLAPKGQSSQGSDQDDVIFIPFSTAERKVFGTSFIGSVAAMFGSTDQVDDLPMAAEQIREVLRARHRLQAEQNDDFTIRTQVDIGKVQEGTSETLTMMLFAIASVSLLVGGIGIMNILLVSVTERTREIGVRMAVGAKRYHIVMQFLIEAMTLSLVGGVLGIVLGVAGAKLTTLIAGWPTIISGNVIVISFFFSLVVGLFFGLYPANKAARLNPIEALRYE
- a CDS encoding ABC transporter ATP-binding protein → MASLIECDDVWKIYRVGDVDVQALRGLSLTIEQGEFVAIMGSSGSGKSTLMNMLGCLDQPTKGHYRLDGIEVGQLTPDQLAEIRNQQIGFVFQSFNLIPRTSALENAQLPLFYRGLSLKEQRAKAAEALARVGLHGREDHYPTQLSGGQQQRVAIARALVTSPSLLLADEPTGNLDTQSSQEIMRILETLNRDEGITIILVTHEVDVAAYAAREIVIKDGQILSDRKTKAGPISSPVGV